A genome region from Ligilactobacillus cholophilus includes the following:
- a CDS encoding flavoprotein, giving the protein MEKNIVLCICGSGATLGITEYIAFLTAKFKHVRIILTENGEKILPISSANMICEHVYSDNVSFSDKEKNHINLARWADIVIVIPATANIIGKISNGIADTFMTTFLISFNGNVLIYPCMNNLMWKNIIVQRNIKKLENTNYKIIVRDKKECFEIASGKMKKNIVLPSLEELFNDIKNILGRIK; this is encoded by the coding sequence ATGGAAAAAAATATTGTTTTATGTATATGTGGTTCAGGAGCTACATTAGGAATTACTGAATATATTGCATTTTTAACTGCCAAATTTAAGCATGTTAGAATTATTTTAACTGAAAATGGGGAAAAAATATTACCAATATCATCAGCAAATATGATTTGTGAACATGTATATTCAGATAATGTTTCCTTTTCTGACAAAGAGAAAAATCATATTAATTTAGCAAGATGGGCAGACATAGTTATTGTTATCCCTGCCACTGCTAATATTATAGGAAAAATTTCAAATGGGATTGCAGATACGTTTATGACAACTTTCTTAATATCATTTAATGGCAATGTTTTAATTTATCCTTGTATGAATAACCTAATGTGGAAAAATATTATAGTTCAACGAAATATAAAGAAATTAGAAAACACTAACTATAAAATTATTGTGAGAGATAAGAAAGAATGCTTTGAAATTGCAAGCGGAAAAATGAAAAAAAATATTGTACTTCCATCTTTAGAAGAATTATTCAATGATATAAAAAATATTTTAGGAAGGATAAAATAG
- a CDS encoding lanthionine synthetase C family protein, which yields MNNLNKIKNIIDEQRYFLNIESLIKKTKNLKRTDCQNIFSLSSGLPAILIYYQELENLFPTIDLSKEKVQLVSLILKNLKYVHSISLFEGLSGIGYAINYINIHGEYDKYLDLIDNKIHELLYKRLKKIEYKNAVNPLEYDTVLGNAGIARYLLSRPSDFNIALVKKILKKYYFASEQGWIIPRKYQFLNDEKNYFIKGNVNFGLAHGFIGPTVIMALYQRLKLSDYENKYYLMKNIEIIQKYSKKDQFGYFWPIRWDCYREEGDFNSRNGWCYGDLGIYNTLYIVRKVINDNKDINQMYDTNNSILNRKYVQIVSPTFCHGLSGQLAYLLLQYKRTSNSTYLKCANKLVDKILNTYSKQYEFGFIDVEDSMNIKEKYYTYWDNFGLLSGTLGVLLVLLEYLSVVQNNNIAKWNEIFLLN from the coding sequence ATGAATAATTTAAATAAAATAAAAAATATAATCGATGAACAAAGATATTTTTTAAATATTGAATCATTGATTAAAAAAACAAAGAATTTAAAAAGAACAGATTGCCAAAATATATTTTCACTTTCATCCGGATTACCTGCAATATTAATTTATTATCAAGAATTAGAAAACTTATTTCCAACTATTGATTTATCTAAAGAAAAAGTACAACTTGTAAGCTTAATTTTAAAAAATTTAAAATATGTTCATAGTATATCATTATTTGAGGGCTTATCAGGGATCGGATATGCAATAAATTATATTAATATACATGGAGAATATGATAAATATCTTGATTTAATTGATAATAAGATTCATGAATTATTATATAAAAGGTTAAAAAAAATAGAGTATAAAAATGCTGTTAATCCATTAGAGTATGATACTGTTTTAGGAAATGCAGGAATTGCTAGATATTTATTATCTAGGCCAAGTGATTTTAATATTGCCTTGGTAAAAAAAATTTTAAAAAAATATTATTTTGCTTCTGAGCAAGGTTGGATAATTCCTAGAAAATATCAATTTCTAAATGATGAAAAGAATTATTTTATTAAGGGCAATGTTAATTTTGGCTTGGCACATGGATTTATTGGACCAACGGTCATTATGGCATTATACCAACGTTTAAAATTATCTGACTATGAAAATAAATACTATTTAATGAAAAATATAGAAATTATACAAAAATATTCAAAAAAAGATCAATTCGGATATTTTTGGCCTATACGGTGGGATTGTTATAGAGAAGAAGGTGATTTTAATTCTCGAAATGGTTGGTGTTATGGTGATTTGGGTATTTATAATACACTCTACATTGTTAGGAAAGTAATTAATGATAATAAAGATATTAATCAAATGTATGATACTAATAACTCTATATTAAACCGCAAATATGTCCAGATAGTATCTCCAACTTTTTGTCATGGATTATCAGGACAATTAGCTTATTTACTTTTACAGTATAAAAGAACATCGAATTCCACGTATTTAAAATGTGCAAATAAATTGGTTGATAAAATTTTAAATACATATTCTAAACAATATGAATTTGGTTTTATAGATGTAGAAGATAGTATGAACATAAAGGAAAAGTACTATACTTATTGGGATAATTTTGGGTTGTTATCTGGTACATTAGGTGTTTTATTAGTATTATTAGAATATTTGTCAGTAGTACAAAATAATAATATTGCAAAATGGAATGAAATTTTTCTTTTAAATTAA
- a CDS encoding lantibiotic dehydratase has protein sequence MNNYDLSNYFMYREPLGNLNNFLKIKNFNDLLFAYKNDAIFKEGTLLASPSLVSSIKKLDQDFINKKKIRKIRRSLFQYYSRYNTRTTPFGIFSCVGIGNFIDNIRENDKKNYYKKVNADSLWMYKLYNKIKNDPDVYKNINLIINNALQKNDNYWFLDTRTNGGLTKDNNFSKDIKIRSNNLIDRIMYLARKPIKIQKLTKIISKEFSLPAEKVFNFIKKLERKELLISEFNFSLISTDPLVHLINLCEKYHLSKSFIDELEDIKQLMKQYENLELGNGEELIKELKYRMENLVENKEYLRVDLFNSQKKYINLDLKKSLEEVIAILDSISFDTNSKEVLKQYHEQFIGTYGYEQLVPIQQLLNSSSGIGFPSNYEDKNEKLLSNQRNNKIKNFFLREIADALNKNKSIKLTKNKVKEFGLDENFRPGQLSGDLYTLYDKSTGRFELSGANISPNVGASFGRFYNGLGNDIMQKNSDLLNKTIHKTFADTIIAQIDEIPYYGRSANVQMCNDLDDMKLELRNYSDNSKKSILLSDIYVGATSEELYFYSKKYKKKIIFVMNNMFNYQKGSKLLRFLIEVSNFKFSGVTPIISDIFDEFKHTPAVMYKNIVLRPETWNIKEEEISSVDDLKKWICKNNVPNLVKLKYFDHTIYLNLHRQIDLKILYENIKKYSLVELLKATNKNRNIELVIPFINKNVKSNMVNYVPENIYSVNNVDRNYFYVKLIINKDNQNAFIKNELFKLLNYLGVKGQDKWFFIRYKEEGKDSIRLRIKCDETQKGDLYLKFTKYMPLLYKTFTISDFQVTQYIPEIYRYGGEKYLCVIHDFFYFDSILAILIIKQNKHTKIFTALSILYFLKNIGLTINEQRFLISNLYNPTESNREYEKKYHESINKIVNHLYNHDDKTNVESFCDKNMKDITLKLKVMLKNSDLTTSKWRIIGSLIHMRCNRVFGINSKVEKEIMFIVNKILASKRYELFLNEVKDNE, from the coding sequence ATGAACAATTATGATTTAAGCAATTACTTTATGTATAGAGAACCTTTGGGTAATCTTAATAATTTTTTGAAAATTAAAAACTTTAATGATTTACTATTTGCATATAAAAATGATGCTATTTTTAAAGAAGGAACTTTATTAGCTAGCCCATCACTTGTATCATCTATAAAAAAATTAGATCAAGACTTTATAAATAAAAAGAAAATAAGAAAGATTCGCAGATCATTATTTCAATATTATTCCAGATATAATACTAGGACCACTCCTTTTGGAATTTTTTCTTGTGTGGGTATTGGTAATTTCATTGATAATATACGCGAAAATGATAAAAAAAATTACTATAAAAAGGTAAATGCAGACTCATTATGGATGTATAAGTTATATAACAAAATAAAAAATGATCCAGACGTGTATAAAAATATAAATTTAATTATTAATAATGCTTTGCAAAAAAATGATAATTATTGGTTTTTAGATACTAGAACTAATGGGGGATTAACTAAAGATAATAATTTTTCTAAAGATATTAAAATTCGTTCAAATAATTTAATAGATCGAATTATGTATCTTGCAAGAAAACCAATAAAAATTCAGAAACTTACAAAGATAATATCAAAGGAATTTAGTTTACCTGCTGAAAAAGTATTTAATTTTATAAAAAAATTAGAACGTAAAGAATTACTAATTTCAGAATTTAATTTTAGTTTAATTAGTACGGATCCGCTAGTACATTTAATTAACCTTTGTGAAAAGTATCATTTATCTAAAAGCTTCATTGATGAATTAGAAGATATAAAACAATTAATGAAGCAATATGAGAATTTAGAACTCGGTAATGGAGAAGAGCTCATCAAAGAATTAAAATATCGAATGGAAAATTTGGTTGAAAATAAAGAATATTTAAGAGTGGATCTATTTAATTCACAAAAAAAATATATTAATCTTGACTTAAAAAAATCTCTTGAGGAAGTAATAGCTATTTTAGATTCTATTTCATTTGATACAAATTCAAAAGAAGTGCTAAAACAATATCATGAGCAGTTTATTGGAACTTATGGATATGAGCAGTTAGTACCAATTCAACAGTTATTAAATTCTTCTTCAGGAATAGGATTTCCTAGTAATTATGAAGATAAAAATGAAAAATTATTGTCTAATCAAAGAAATAATAAAATAAAAAATTTTTTCTTAAGAGAAATAGCAGATGCTTTGAATAAAAATAAAAGTATTAAACTAACAAAGAATAAAGTAAAAGAATTTGGATTAGATGAAAACTTTAGACCAGGACAACTTTCGGGCGACCTCTATACATTATACGATAAAAGTACCGGAAGATTTGAACTAAGTGGTGCAAATATTTCACCTAATGTAGGTGCATCTTTTGGACGTTTTTATAATGGATTGGGTAATGATATTATGCAAAAAAATTCTGATTTATTAAATAAGACAATCCATAAAACTTTTGCTGATACTATTATTGCACAAATAGATGAGATTCCATATTATGGGAGATCAGCAAATGTGCAAATGTGCAATGATTTAGATGATATGAAGTTAGAATTAAGAAATTACTCAGATAATAGCAAAAAATCTATTTTATTATCTGATATCTATGTTGGTGCTACAAGTGAAGAACTATATTTTTATTCAAAAAAATATAAGAAAAAAATTATTTTTGTAATGAATAATATGTTTAATTATCAAAAGGGATCTAAACTATTACGCTTTTTAATTGAAGTTTCAAATTTCAAATTTTCAGGAGTAACGCCTATTATTTCTGATATATTTGATGAATTTAAACATACACCTGCTGTTATGTATAAAAATATAGTTTTAAGACCAGAAACATGGAATATAAAAGAAGAAGAGATATCTTCTGTTGATGATTTAAAAAAATGGATCTGTAAAAATAATGTTCCTAATCTTGTAAAACTAAAATATTTTGACCATACTATTTATTTGAATTTGCATAGGCAAATCGATTTAAAAATTCTTTATGAGAATATTAAAAAATATAGTTTAGTAGAATTACTTAAAGCAACAAATAAGAATAGAAATATTGAATTAGTCATTCCATTTATAAATAAAAATGTAAAGTCTAATATGGTTAATTATGTTCCAGAAAATATTTATTCAGTCAACAATGTGGATCGTAATTATTTTTATGTAAAATTGATAATAAATAAAGATAATCAAAATGCTTTTATTAAAAACGAATTATTTAAATTGTTAAATTATTTAGGTGTAAAAGGTCAAGATAAATGGTTTTTTATTCGATATAAGGAGGAAGGCAAAGATAGTATTCGGTTACGCATTAAATGTGACGAAACTCAAAAGGGTGATTTATATTTAAAATTTACAAAGTATATGCCTTTATTATATAAAACATTTACGATATCTGATTTTCAAGTGACTCAGTATATTCCAGAAATATATAGATATGGTGGAGAAAAATATCTTTGCGTAATTCATGATTTCTTTTATTTTGATAGCATTTTAGCTATTTTAATTATTAAACAAAATAAACATACTAAAATCTTTACTGCGTTAAGTATATTATATTTTTTGAAAAATATTGGTTTAACTATAAATGAACAACGTTTTCTTATATCAAATCTTTATAATCCCACAGAATCAAATAGAGAATATGAGAAGAAATATCATGAATCAATAAATAAAATTGTAAACCATTTATATAATCATGATGATAAAACAAATGTTGAAAGTTTTTGTGATAAAAATATGAAAGATATAACTTTAAAATTAAAAGTTATGTTAAAAAATAGTGATTTAACAACCAGTAAATGGCGAATTATTGGAAGTTTAATACATATGAGATGTAACAGAGTATTTGGAATAAATTCAAAAGTAGAAAAAGAAATAATGTTCATTGTAAATAAAATTTTAGCGTCCAAGAGGTATGAATTGTTTTTAAATGAGGTTAAAGATAATGAATAA
- a CDS encoding S8 family peptidase produces MKKIKLILLSLFCTFLFSNYEVDANQFNIITDNYNQTLSYLQSNHMTIKTSIPEIGYIETDGSLTKEQIRLEDKNIKCIEDTVNQTDPDLFGDSVVAQPEPNYLPKLFSYQWGMNRITNSGKSYRINHNNRKLINVAIIDSGIDTSHEAFKGSIDFKHSENLVPAGGYDNTEPEEKGNKDNLQDFKGHGTAVAGQVSANGQIYGVSPGAELQIYRVFGKSKSKESWVLRAIIDAVNNGADIINLSLGQYVKLPQGNFFNSADAIGYKLALDYAERHNVIVVSAVGNDGIGEDPTSLKKLYEKENGTVGNLNYQVIDLPACLNNTIAVGSSDNNNRISSFSNHFNKYDSHFVLAPGGGTELLNKYGEKKWYEDKLFMQESILSTSNDGNYNYFNGTSVSTGKVSGELAEIMSTFGLKERPWAAKYILLNKTTTTNDGYKEINVYSALGGN; encoded by the coding sequence ATGAAAAAAATTAAGTTAATTTTGCTAAGTTTATTTTGTACTTTTTTATTCTCAAATTATGAAGTTGATGCAAATCAATTTAACATTATCACAGATAATTATAATCAAACGCTTTCTTATTTACAATCGAACCATATGACAATTAAAACATCTATTCCAGAAATTGGATATATTGAAACAGATGGATCTCTTACTAAAGAACAAATTCGTTTAGAAGATAAAAACATAAAATGTATAGAAGATACAGTAAATCAAACAGACCCGGATTTATTTGGAGATTCTGTAGTAGCTCAACCAGAGCCTAATTATTTACCTAAACTATTTTCATATCAGTGGGGAATGAATAGAATAACAAACAGTGGGAAATCATATAGAATAAATCATAATAATCGAAAATTAATAAATGTGGCCATAATTGATTCCGGAATTGATACTTCTCATGAAGCGTTTAAAGGATCAATTGATTTTAAACATTCTGAAAATTTAGTTCCTGCTGGAGGATATGACAATACTGAACCTGAAGAAAAAGGAAATAAAGATAACTTACAAGATTTTAAAGGACATGGAACTGCAGTTGCGGGACAAGTCTCTGCTAATGGTCAAATATATGGAGTATCTCCGGGTGCAGAATTGCAAATTTATCGTGTTTTTGGTAAATCAAAGTCCAAAGAATCTTGGGTTTTAAGAGCCATAATTGATGCAGTAAATAATGGTGCAGATATAATAAATTTAAGTTTAGGACAATATGTTAAATTGCCACAAGGTAATTTCTTTAATTCTGCTGATGCTATTGGCTATAAGTTGGCATTAGATTATGCGGAAAGACACAATGTTATAGTAGTCTCCGCTGTTGGAAATGATGGTATAGGAGAAGATCCTACTTCATTAAAAAAATTATATGAAAAAGAAAATGGTACTGTTGGAAATTTAAATTATCAAGTAATTGATTTACCAGCTTGTTTAAATAATACGATTGCAGTTGGATCTTCAGATAATAATAACAGGATTTCATCATTTAGCAATCATTTCAATAAATATGATTCTCATTTTGTTTTGGCTCCTGGAGGTGGAACAGAATTATTAAATAAGTATGGAGAAAAGAAATGGTATGAAGACAAATTATTTATGCAAGAATCAATTTTATCTACAAGTAATGATGGAAATTATAACTATTTTAATGGAACATCTGTATCTACAGGAAAAGTATCAGGTGAATTGGCCGAAATAATGAGTACATTTGGACTTAAAGAAAGGCCTTGGGCAGCAAAATATATTTTGTTAAATAAAACAACAACTACAAATGATGGATATAAAGAGATAAATGTATATAGTGCATTAGGAGGAAACTGA
- a CDS encoding response regulator transcription factor has product MNKVFIIEDDKEIVFQLSHALKKRGFQISYPQDFHNIMLNVMEFNPDIILMDIYLPESDGYYWTNKIRDFSTCPIIFISSAEKRINAVASLSAGADDYIEKPFDIDILIAKIKALLRRTYEFSNSNNELKFKSYTLNLVTSKVTLGNKDIILTTNEFIILKVLFENLNNIVSKEKIMHVLWNNENFIDNNALQVSITRLRKKLRGIKLDTYIKTFRGKGYALCDEKKGI; this is encoded by the coding sequence ATGAACAAAGTTTTTATAATAGAGGATGATAAAGAAATTGTATTTCAATTATCACATGCTTTAAAGAAAAGAGGTTTTCAAATAAGTTATCCTCAAGATTTTCATAATATTATGTTAAATGTTATGGAATTTAATCCTGACATTATATTGATGGATATTTATCTTCCTGAAAGTGATGGTTATTATTGGACAAATAAAATCAGAGATTTTTCTACTTGTCCAATAATTTTTATCTCATCCGCTGAGAAACGTATAAATGCCGTAGCATCATTAAGCGCTGGGGCTGATGATTATATTGAAAAACCTTTTGATATAGATATATTGATTGCAAAAATAAAAGCATTACTTCGTAGAACATATGAGTTTAGCAATAGTAATAATGAACTTAAATTCAAATCATATACTTTAAATTTAGTCACGTCTAAAGTAACATTAGGAAATAAGGATATTATTTTAACTACAAATGAATTTATTATTTTAAAAGTATTATTTGAAAATTTAAATAATATTGTTTCAAAAGAAAAAATAATGCATGTTCTTTGGAATAATGAAAATTTTATAGATAATAATGCATTACAAGTTTCAATTACAAGATTACGTAAAAAACTAAGGGGAATTAAATTAGATACATATATAAAAACATTTCGAGGAAAAGGATATGCATTATGTGATGAAAAGAAAGGTATTTAA
- a CDS encoding ABC transporter ATP-binding protein encodes MAFIEIQHLQKTYETENGLENQALKDINFLVEKGEFIAIMGESGSGKSTLLNMMSGLDVPTNGEIIINGIHLENLEEDVATKFRRDHIGFIFQNFNLLDIFDSKDNILLPVVISGKNIKNYENKLQSLAKKVGIKKSLNRFPYELSGGQMQRVAIARSLILNPDLILADEPTGQLDSKTTIKIMHLLDDIHSEKKTILMVTHSPNTASYADKVLFIKDGIIFNQLSKGTDSSENFMKKIILSQSNL; translated from the coding sequence ATGGCATTTATTGAGATACAGCATTTACAAAAAACATATGAAACAGAAAATGGTTTAGAAAATCAAGCTCTTAAAGATATTAATTTTTTAGTTGAAAAAGGAGAATTTATTGCAATAATGGGAGAGTCAGGATCAGGTAAATCGACATTATTAAATATGATGTCTGGATTAGATGTTCCAACAAATGGTGAAATCATTATTAACGGAATTCATTTAGAAAATTTAGAAGAAGATGTGGCTACAAAGTTTAGAAGAGATCATATTGGATTTATTTTTCAAAACTTTAACTTATTAGACATATTTGATAGTAAAGATAATATTTTATTACCGGTAGTTATTTCGGGAAAAAATATTAAAAATTATGAAAATAAACTTCAAAGTTTAGCAAAAAAAGTTGGCATTAAAAAAAGCCTTAATAGGTTTCCCTATGAATTATCTGGAGGACAAATGCAAAGAGTAGCTATAGCACGTTCACTAATATTAAATCCTGATTTAATATTAGCCGATGAACCAACTGGTCAGTTGGATTCAAAAACTACAATTAAAATTATGCATCTTTTAGATGACATTCATTCGGAGAAAAAAACAATTTTAATGGTAACTCATAGTCCTAATACTGCAAGTTATGCAGATAAAGTTTTATTCATTAAGGATGGAATTATTTTTAATCAACTTTCAAAAGGAACCGACTCATCAGAGAATTTTATGAAAAAGATTATTTTATCTCAGTCAAATTTATAA
- a CDS encoding sensor histidine kinase, translated as MKRKVFKIICCDIFKTILFISIIMLFCCFDFYLNNIPINMIFDLILLGIPIILFYIFLKCYFDINKFFKLEKIKHYSKDKKLPFATNFIEKKYQTIIKINYKKNNEDISELKLKEKKLHDQYITWLHNIKLPITALQLIVSNSEDLNNDEFNKINEQLTIIKQYLNEMLNLISLNNGNNDLKIEKVDTKKIINEIIKKYSWLMISKSQSISISKKLPNFVSDKRWLEIMLEQIIINAMKYTSKNGRISVYSENNMLVISDNGIGIDLKDMSRIFENGFTGQTGRDKIDATGLGLYLVGQIADMLSLRVKVKSKKFQGTKFYIYSKDLK; from the coding sequence ATGAAAAGAAAGGTATTTAAAATTATATGTTGTGATATTTTTAAAACTATACTGTTTATTTCTATAATAATGTTATTTTGTTGTTTTGACTTCTATTTAAATAATATACCTATTAATATGATTTTTGATCTTATATTATTGGGTATTCCTATAATTTTATTTTATATTTTTTTAAAGTGTTATTTTGATATAAATAAATTTTTTAAATTGGAAAAGATAAAACACTATTCAAAAGACAAAAAACTACCATTCGCAACAAATTTTATTGAAAAAAAGTATCAAACAATTATAAAAATTAATTATAAAAAAAATAATGAAGATATCAGTGAATTAAAGTTAAAAGAAAAAAAATTACATGATCAATATATTACTTGGTTACATAATATAAAATTACCAATCACAGCCTTGCAATTGATTGTTTCGAATAGCGAGGATTTAAATAATGATGAATTTAATAAAATAAATGAGCAGTTGACGATCATTAAACAATATTTGAATGAAATGTTAAATTTAATTTCATTAAATAATGGCAATAATGATTTAAAAATTGAAAAAGTTGATACTAAAAAAATCATTAATGAAATTATAAAAAAATATTCCTGGTTAATGATTTCAAAAAGTCAGAGTATAAGCATTTCAAAAAAGCTTCCAAATTTTGTGTCAGATAAACGATGGCTCGAAATAATGTTAGAACAAATAATAATTAATGCTATGAAATATACTTCAAAAAATGGTAGAATATCAGTTTATTCTGAAAACAATATGTTAGTTATAAGTGATAATGGTATTGGAATTGATTTAAAAGATATGAGTAGAATTTTTGAGAATGGTTTTACAGGCCAAACAGGAAGAGATAAAATTGATGCAACAGGTTTGGGATTATACTTAGTGGGACAAATTGCAGATATGCTTTCTTTAAGAGTAAAAGTAAAATCTAAAAAATTCCAAGGAACGAAATTTTATATTTATTCAAAAGACCTCAAATGA
- a CDS encoding ABC transporter transmembrane domain-containing protein: MKWLNILSLSKKDYILYFLGCVIEIVTGLLTVRLTYMIKILIDVSNPIRYTILLLIIGINIFILSIISQFMISYVGNNIILNTRNSIWSKILDSSSIKDDSSEVGGHIVNDIELIENFLTSTFPQTFNSLIIGICSIIMMFRISNKMSIELCIICFLIVIIIIPFSRKLNIIGEKIQERKAKLINITSQLRGNLKDIKSFNAQDYAYNKFSHMNQSLYKESMKRIKIFSLYSPLINIMMLFVTIIVVLLCILEVRNKTISIGSATIFIIYLNQVVNPIMQVMQFVAQFKLLNGSIVHIIGYCKLKNKINFGKNINHIDTIQFKNVSFSYDESNILEKLNLSLKKGDYISVIGESGVGKSTLLNLIIGFIYPTKGDILINNVPLSEFKIFQLRNRINYISDEKVIIPGTLREFLTFNSKNYSEKDLWNVLHIVNMDQIVKTYKEGLDLSIGEFGNNFSYGQIQRFILARGLLRKCDVLLLDEAFANIDEKNNNIIRKRMYEYLNLNNIIVIEVIHNISQINKKSRVLELKNKKLIERGKVHEQSFYNRG; encoded by the coding sequence ATGAAATGGCTTAATATCTTAAGTTTAAGTAAAAAAGACTATATTTTATATTTTTTAGGATGTGTAATAGAAATAGTAACCGGACTCCTTACAGTAAGACTGACATATATGATAAAAATACTAATTGATGTTTCTAATCCTATAAGATATACTATTCTTCTCTTAATAATTGGAATTAATATTTTTATATTAAGCATTATATCTCAATTTATGATCTCATATGTTGGAAATAATATAATTTTAAATACTCGAAATAGTATTTGGTCAAAGATTTTGGATTCATCTTCTATAAAAGATGATTCATCGGAAGTTGGAGGGCATATTGTTAATGATATTGAGCTAATTGAAAATTTTTTAACATCAACTTTTCCACAAACATTTAATTCTTTAATTATAGGCATATGTTCCATTATTATGATGTTTCGTATAAGTAATAAGATGTCTATTGAACTTTGTATAATATGTTTTTTAATAGTTATCATAATTATTCCCTTTTCTAGAAAATTGAATATTATTGGTGAGAAAATTCAGGAAAGAAAAGCCAAACTGATAAATATTACTTCTCAATTACGTGGAAATCTTAAAGATATTAAAAGTTTTAATGCTCAAGATTATGCTTATAACAAATTTTCACATATGAATCAAAGTCTTTATAAAGAAAGTATGAAGAGAATTAAAATATTTAGTTTATATTCACCTCTTATAAATATTATGATGTTATTTGTAACCATTATAGTAGTTTTATTATGTATTTTAGAAGTAAGAAATAAAACTATATCTATTGGATCGGCTACGATTTTCATTATTTATTTAAATCAAGTTGTAAATCCCATAATGCAAGTTATGCAATTTGTTGCACAATTCAAATTATTAAATGGAAGTATTGTTCATATTATAGGATATTGTAAGTTAAAGAATAAAATTAATTTTGGAAAAAATATTAATCATATAGACACGATTCAATTTAAAAATGTGAGTTTTTCATACGATGAATCAAATATTTTGGAAAAATTAAATTTGAGTTTAAAAAAAGGAGATTATATTTCTGTTATTGGTGAAAGTGGCGTTGGAAAATCTACATTATTAAATTTAATAATAGGTTTTATTTATCCAACAAAAGGAGATATTTTAATTAATAATGTACCACTTTCTGAATTTAAAATATTTCAATTAAGAAATAGAATTAATTATATTTCAGATGAAAAGGTCATTATACCTGGGACATTAAGGGAATTTTTAACGTTTAACTCTAAAAATTATTCTGAAAAAGATCTTTGGAACGTATTACATATTGTAAATATGGATCAAATAGTTAAAACATATAAAGAAGGCTTAGATTTAAGTATTGGTGAATTTGGTAATAATTTTTCATATGGTCAGATTCAGCGTTTTATTTTAGCAAGAGGTTTATTAAGGAAATGCGATGTACTATTACTTGATGAAGCATTTGCTAATATTGATGAAAAAAATAATAATATTATAAGAAAAAGAATGTATGAATATCTAAATTTAAATAATATTATTGTAATTGAAGTAATTCATAATATTAGTCAAATAAATAAAAAGAGTAGAGTACTAGAATTAAAAAATAAAAAACTTATTGAAAGGGGAAAAGTACATGAACAAAGTTTTTATAATAGAGGATGA
- a CDS encoding gallidermin family lantibiotic: MSTEQLLEVMENEQTTSDLLDLNESETIVMSNDDPDTRLTSYSLCTPGCAHTGSFNSYCC; encoded by the coding sequence ATGTCAACAGAACAATTATTAGAAGTAATGGAAAATGAGCAAACAACATCTGATTTATTGGATTTAAATGAATCAGAAACAATTGTAATGAGTAATGATGATCCTGATACACGGCTTACAAGTTACTCCTTATGTACTCCAGGATGTGCACATACTGGAAGCTTTAACAGTTATTGTTGCTAG